The Natrinema sp. DC36 genome includes the window AGATGTACGAAGCGGGCGACACGCTCGCGCTCGAGGACTCGCGCGTCGACCCCGATTTCCGACCGGATCAGGTTTCTGTTACATGGAGATCCGACGAACCCGAACTCGCGGCCGGGCGCAGCGTGAGTGCGGCGGCCGATGAGCAGGTTCGCGGTGCCGAAGCGCTCGTCACCCTCGAGCCGGATGCGGGCCGCGTGACGAAACGCCGCGAGACCAAGACCTACCGCCACCCCGAACTCGACGAACGGCTCCGCCGCGAGCGGACGACCCTCGAGGCCCGACTGACCAGCCTGGCCCGCCGCGAGGGCGTCCCGACGCCCGTCCTCTCCGACGTCGATTCCCGCGAGGCGCGCCTCGAACTCGAGTACGTCGGCGACCGGGACCTCCGGGAGGGGCTGACCCCCGAGCGGGTCCGCGACGTCGGCCGCCACCTCGCGGGACTGCACCGAGCCGGATTCGTCCACGGCGACCCGACGACGCGAAATATCCGTCTCGCTCCCGAGCGGACCTACCTCATCGACTTCGGCCTCGGCTACCACACCGATCACGTCGAGGACTACGCGATGGATCTCCACGTCTTCGACCAGAGCCTCGTCGGCACCGCCGACGACCCCGAGCCGCTCCGCGAGGCGGTCCGGGACGGGTATCGCGAGGTCGGCGAGGAACGCGTGCTCGAGCGCCTCCGAGACGTCGAGGGGCGCGGTCGGTACCAGTCGGACGCCTAACAGCGAGGATGCGTGAACGACGACGCGGACACGGAACGGCGCGTAACGACGGGAACGCGGAACGACCCGGGATCACAGCCGGCCGCTCGCACCGATCGTCGCAGCACACAATACTCTTAATAGGGGAGGACGTATCACCCGCCATGGCAGAGAAGCCGACTTCCGGTGAGATTCTCGGGGTACCGTACAACTTTGAACGACCGAGCATCGGCCGCATGCTCTCGTCGTACTGGCAGCCCGGCGAAGGGATGCTCGTGGAGAAACCCTTCGGCGTCGGCTACACCCTGAACCTCGCTAACTGGCGATCGTGGGTCGTCGTCCTCGTCGCCGGCGGCCTCCTGTGGCACCAGGAGCAAAGTTCGTCCGACGAGAGCGAGGATCGAGCGGACGAACCCGTCGAAGTCATCGTCGACGATACGGACGACTGAACGGCGCTCGATTCGATTTCTCGCGGCATCGATACCTCGATCAGCGATCGACTTCGCCCATGATGCAGTCGAGACTGCCGATCGCGGCGACGAGATCCGGAATGTACTCCCCCTCGGCGATTTCGGGGAGTACGGAGAGGTTCGAGAAACACGGGCTGCGGATCTTGAATCGGGCCGGCGTGTCGGAGCCGTCCGCGCGGATGTAGATTCCGAGTTCGCCCTTCGCCCCCTCGACAGCGCGGTAGGTCTCGGCCCCCGCGTCCGGTTTGAGCGTCCGCGGAACGTTGCTCTGGACCGTGCGCTCGTCGTCGGGCCAGTCTGCGAGCAGGTCGAGACACTGCGCGATGAGCTTCGCCGACTCCTCGACCTCGCGCATTCGGACGAGGACGCGGCTGTAGTTGTCGCCGTCGGGTTCCGTGATGACGTCCCACTCGAGGCGGTCGTAGTAGCCGTACGGATCGTCCCGGCGGAGATCGTAATCGATCCCGGAGGCGCGGGCGACCGGGCCGGTGCAGCCGTACTGCGTGGCCACCTCGCGCTCGAGGACGCCGGTATCGATACAGCGGCGCTGAAAGATCTCGTTGGTGACCAGCAGGTCGTGGTACTCGTCGATCTTGGCAGGGAGCCCGTCGAGGAAGTCCCGCGTTTCCTCGATGAACTCCGCGCGGGGTTCGGGGAGGTCCCAAGCGACCCCACCAAGCCGGAGGTAGTTGTACATCATCCGCTGGCCGGTCAGGTCCTCCAAGCGGTCGAGGACGAGTTCGCGGTCGCGGATGGCGTACTGGAAGGTAGCGGTGAACTCGCCGAAGACGTCCAGCGCGTAGGTGCCAAGCGAGATGAAGTGGGAGGCCAGCCGCGAGAGCTCGGCCCCCATCGTCCGAATGATCTGCGCGTACTCCGGGACCTCGAGGCCCGCAAGATCCTCCGCGGCGCGGGCGTAGGCCCACTCGTTGCACAGCCCCGACATCCAGTCCCAGCGGTCGGGGTAGGGCATGATCTGGTGGCGGTAGGTGCCGTTTTGGCACATCTGCTCCTCGCAACGGTGGATGTAGCCGATATCGGGATCGATGTCGACGACCGTCTCGCCGTCCAACACCGCTTTCACGTGCATGACGCCGTGGGTCGACGGGTGGTGCGGACCGATATTGAGGAACATCGTCTCCGACGCGGCGTCGTGCTCGTCGCCCGCGATCGGGTTCGCGTGCTCCGAGAGGGCGACGACCTGTGGCTGCTCCTGGTCGTATGCCAGCCCCAGCGGATGGCCTTGCCACGTTTCGGGCAGTAAAATCCGCCGCAGGTCGGGGTGGCCCTCGTACTCGATCCCGACGAGGTCGTAGGCCTCGCGCTCGTGCCAGTCGGCCGTCTCGAAGACCGGCGCGGCGGACTCGCTGACCGGGTCGTCGATCGGCGTCGGGACGACGACGCTCACCTCTCGAGTCGGATCAGCGTAGCACTTCAGGTGGTAGATCGTCTCGAACCGGTCGGGGTACTGCTGGGCCGTCACGCAGGAGCAGTGGTCGAACCCAGCTTCGTCTCGCAGCGTCGTGAGGACGTCCCGAACCTCGTCCGGCCGGATCACGAACGCGGGCGCATTCTCGTGATCGTCGCGACCGAGAACCGCGTCGCCGAGCAGGCTCTCGAGGTCGATCTCCCCCGCCGAACCCTCCGTCCCGGTCGGCCGGGACTCGAGCGTCGAATCCGATGACATACTCGGCCATTCGGAGACGGAAGGCGAGTCGGTTCTGCGTCACGAGCTAGGCTATTTATATATGCAGCCCGGACCCTCCGGCCGTGAAGACCGTTCGGCTCACGCTGCGCTACGACGCCGAGACGATCCATCCGATGCACCGGTTCGTCGCCGACAGCGACGCGTTCGATTCCTATCGGATGATCCACGGCAACCTCGTCGGCGACGACGACAACACCTTCATCTTCTACGTCGTCGGCGATCCGGACGCCTACGCGGCAGCGATGGAGCGGACCGAGGAGGTCGGCGAGTACGACCTCAACCGGACCGGCGACCGCTCGTTCACCGTCTACGTGCGCGACGTTCCGGAAGATGTCGACGAGCGACTGCTCGAGAGTCTCACAAAGGGAAGCCTCGTCGTTCTCCCGCCGATCGAGTACCGATCCGACTGGACGATCCGCTTTTCCGTCGTCGGCGAGTCCGAGGACCTCCGGCGCGCCCTTGAGGAGATTCCCGAGGGAATCGAGGCGACCGTCGGTCGCGTCGGCGAGTACGACGGCAACGACGCCGCGGTCGGGGCGCTGACCGACCGCCAGCGCGAGGCGCTGCGGGTCGCTCGCGAACTGGGCTACTTCGACGTCCCCCGCACCGCGAGCGTCGAAAACGTCGCCGCGGCGCTGGACTGCGCGCCCGGCACCGCGGCCGAGCACCTGCGGAAGGCCGAAGCGACCGTGATGAACGCGCTCGAACTGTAGACTCGAGGGGGAGCCGACCGTCCCGCGCGGCGCAACCGACGACGCTTTGCCGTCGCCGCCACGTCGCTCGCACATGGCCATTCGATTCGTCACCGGGAACGAGGGGAAAGTCCGCGAGGCGCGAGAGTACCTCGAGGGAGTCGAGCCAGTCGAACAGGTCGAGTACGACTACACCGAGATCCAGAGCGACTCGCTCGAGGAGATCGCGGCCCACGGCGCCCGCGAAGCCTTCGAGGAACTAGGGAGCGACGAACCGGTACTCGTGGACGACGCGGGACTCTTCGTCGATTCGCTGGGCGGGTTTCCGGGACCGTACTCGGCGTACGTCGAGGACACCGTCGGCGTCGAGCGACTCTGGCGACTCGCGAGCGAGGAGGAGAACCGCCGCGCGCAGTTCCGGACCGTACTGGCCTACGTCGACCGAAACGGAACCGAGACGTTCGCGGGGTCGGTCGCCGGCACGCTCGTCGCCCCCCGCGGCGAGGGCGGGTTCGGCTACGATCCGATCTTCGAGTACAACGGCCAGACGATGGCCGAGATGAGCACCGAGGAGAAGAACGCGATCTCGCATCGCGGTCGCGCGCTGGCGGCGTTCGCGGAGTGGGACGCCGGACGCGACGAGTGACCGTCGAACATCACCTTCGTCGTCAGTATACTGAAGGGAACCGATGCCGGGCGGAGCGACGTGCCCGTCCTGGTCGTTCCGGCGGGGGATCGATCGGCCGAGGACGCGTTCGACTACGACCGGGTTCTCGTGCCGACCGACGGGAGCGAAAATGCCGCCGCGGCCGCTCCCCACGGAGCCGCGGTGGCCCGACGGTACGGCGCGACCGGCCACGTGTTGAGCGTCGTCGACCTGCAGGCGGCAGGCGGCGCGTTCAACGCCGGCGGCCTCGAGAAATCGTTCGTCGAACGGCTCGAGGCGCAGGGGATGGCGGCCGTCGACGAACTCGCGGACGAGATCGAGGAGAGAGACGCCGACCTCGAGCTCGAAACCGACGTCGTCCGAACGACATCGTTCGACGGCGTCGCCGCCGGGATTCGCGAATACGTCGCCGAGCACGACGTCGATATCGTCGTCATGGGGTCGCACGGCCGATCGAATCTCCGGCGGCAGCTACTGGGCAGCGTCACCGCGACCGTGCTCCGGACGGTCGACGTCCCGGTACTGGTCGTGACCCGGTCGGAATCCCCGGCTGCGGTCGAGAGAAACGAGTGAGTGAAACCGTCGTCGGGGCCGCCTTCAATCGTCGTTCACTGCGTCCGCGTCCCCGGACCGCGATTCGTCGCCGTCGTTCGCCCCGTTGTCGGCTGCGGTCGCCTCGCCGTCACCGTCGTTCGCCTCGCTGTCGACGCTGACGCCCTCCCAGTCGTGATCCGCGTGGTACCCCTCGCGGGCTTTCGCGCTGGGAGCGACGCGGATGAACTCCGCCTTCTCGCGGGCCGCCGGGATCGTGTGGCCGCCGCAGTAGGAGAGGCCCGACTGGATGCCGGCGCGGAACTCCGCGACGACGTCGGCGACCGGTCCCTTGTACGGCGTCAGCGCCTCGACGCCCTCGTCCGCGCGAACGTCGCTCTCCTTGTCGTCGCGCTTTTCGGCGGCGGTGGTGGTCGCCATTCCCCGCGAGCGCTTGTACCGCGTGCCGTCGACCTCGACCACCGCGCCCGGCGCTTCCTCGGTGCCGGCGAGGAGGCTCCCCGCCATGACGGTGTCGGCACCGGCCATCAACGCCGTCACCGCGTCCCCGGAGGTTCGAACCCCGCCGTCCGCACAGATGGTTACGTCCAAGTCCGCCGCCGCCGTCGCGCAGTCGTCGACCGCGGTCAGTTGCGGGACGCCCGCACCGGCGACCTTCCGGGTAGTGCAGTGTGAACCCGGCCCGATACCGACCTTCACGCAGTCGGCACCGGCGGCCGCGAGGTCCTCGACGCCCGCGGGCGTCGCGACGTTGCCGGCGACGAGATCGGTGTTCGGGAACGCCGCTCTGAGCCGCTCGACGGCCTCGAGCGTCCGCTCGAGGTGGCCGTGTGCGACGTCGATCACGAGCGCGTCGACGCCGGCCGCGACCAGGCCGTCGCTGCGGCCGACGTAGTCCTCGTTGATTCCGACGGCGGCGGCCACCCGTTCGTCAGCGGCCGTCACCCGCTCGACCTGTGCGGCCTGTTCGTCCGGCGAGAGAAATCGGTGGATGACGCCCACTCCGCCGGCCCGCGAGAGTTCGATCGCCAGTTCGGCCTCCGTGACGGTATCCATGGCGGCGGCGACCAGCGGCGTCTCGAGTTCGACGCTCGGCGTGAACGGCGTCGAGAGATCCACGTCGTTCCGACTGTCGACTGGCGAGCGCTTCGGGACGAGGAGCACGTCACCGTAGCTCAATCCGGTGCGAAGATCGTTCATTGCCCCTCAGTACTGCGGGTTCCCGTCGGATAAGGCTCTCGGCGTTCGATCAGTTCGTGCGAACCCGCTCGCGGTGCTGTAGTCGCTTCGCGAGCCGGACCGCCGCGGCTACGCTCGGGGATCCCGATCCGGTCCCGGGTACTTGCCACCCTCGACGGCCACGTACAGGCTCTCGGGATCGAAGAGGCGGGCGAACGCGTCCGGCGGACGGACGCTGACGGACACCCGCGGCTGGAGCGTGAGCCCGGCTTTCGCCGATCGAAGGCGCTCGTCGTACGAGAGGAGGTGCGCCGCCTCGCCCCGATAGGCCGAGGCCAGCGCTGGGTGGTCTCCCTCGGGCTGGTCGACCGAGACGCGCTCGGCCTCGAGGCGCTCCCGGTGATCGGCGGCGAGGGTCGGATCGGCGAGTTTCGACACGAGCCGTTCGGTCTGTGCGAGCAGCGGATCGCTCGCGACCAGTTCGACCCAGGAGTGGCGGCGGACGTGGTCCAGCGCCTCGCGCGCGTCGCCGCCGATGAGGAGATCCGCCGCGAGCACATCGGCGTCCGCGACGACGCGCGC containing:
- a CDS encoding helix-turn-helix domain-containing protein produces the protein MKTVRLTLRYDAETIHPMHRFVADSDAFDSYRMIHGNLVGDDDNTFIFYVVGDPDAYAAAMERTEEVGEYDLNRTGDRSFTVYVRDVPEDVDERLLESLTKGSLVVLPPIEYRSDWTIRFSVVGESEDLRRALEEIPEGIEATVGRVGEYDGNDAAVGALTDRQREALRVARELGYFDVPRTASVENVAAALDCAPGTAAEHLRKAEATVMNALEL
- a CDS encoding DUF5808 domain-containing protein; this encodes MAEKPTSGEILGVPYNFERPSIGRMLSSYWQPGEGMLVEKPFGVGYTLNLANWRSWVVVLVAGGLLWHQEQSSSDESEDRADEPVEVIVDDTDD
- a CDS encoding NADH-quinone oxidoreductase subunit D, translating into MSSDSTLESRPTGTEGSAGEIDLESLLGDAVLGRDDHENAPAFVIRPDEVRDVLTTLRDEAGFDHCSCVTAQQYPDRFETIYHLKCYADPTREVSVVVPTPIDDPVSESAAPVFETADWHEREAYDLVGIEYEGHPDLRRILLPETWQGHPLGLAYDQEQPQVVALSEHANPIAGDEHDAASETMFLNIGPHHPSTHGVMHVKAVLDGETVVDIDPDIGYIHRCEEQMCQNGTYRHQIMPYPDRWDWMSGLCNEWAYARAAEDLAGLEVPEYAQIIRTMGAELSRLASHFISLGTYALDVFGEFTATFQYAIRDRELVLDRLEDLTGQRMMYNYLRLGGVAWDLPEPRAEFIEETRDFLDGLPAKIDEYHDLLVTNEIFQRRCIDTGVLEREVATQYGCTGPVARASGIDYDLRRDDPYGYYDRLEWDVITEPDGDNYSRVLVRMREVEESAKLIAQCLDLLADWPDDERTVQSNVPRTLKPDAGAETYRAVEGAKGELGIYIRADGSDTPARFKIRSPCFSNLSVLPEIAEGEYIPDLVAAIGSLDCIMGEVDR
- a CDS encoding guanosine monophosphate reductase codes for the protein MNDLRTGLSYGDVLLVPKRSPVDSRNDVDLSTPFTPSVELETPLVAAAMDTVTEAELAIELSRAGGVGVIHRFLSPDEQAAQVERVTAADERVAAAVGINEDYVGRSDGLVAAGVDALVIDVAHGHLERTLEAVERLRAAFPNTDLVAGNVATPAGVEDLAAAGADCVKVGIGPGSHCTTRKVAGAGVPQLTAVDDCATAAADLDVTICADGGVRTSGDAVTALMAGADTVMAGSLLAGTEEAPGAVVEVDGTRYKRSRGMATTTAAEKRDDKESDVRADEGVEALTPYKGPVADVVAEFRAGIQSGLSYCGGHTIPAAREKAEFIRVAPSAKAREGYHADHDWEGVSVDSEANDGDGEATAADNGANDGDESRSGDADAVNDD
- a CDS encoding XTP/dITP diphosphatase; translation: MAIRFVTGNEGKVREAREYLEGVEPVEQVEYDYTEIQSDSLEEIAAHGAREAFEELGSDEPVLVDDAGLFVDSLGGFPGPYSAYVEDTVGVERLWRLASEEENRRAQFRTVLAYVDRNGTETFAGSVAGTLVAPRGEGGFGYDPIFEYNGQTMAEMSTEEKNAISHRGRALAAFAEWDAGRDE